The window TCTCATTCTTGTCGTCGGCATGAAATCTCCCCGTGTAGTTGGAGGTAACCCCCACGGCCTTTTCCGATGCCATTCCCCCCTCAAACTCGTGGAGGGTTTCCGCGAAAGACTCTTCAATGGGTGACATGAATCGGCTATGGAACGGTGCGCTGACATTGAGCGGTACAAATCTAACGGGCTGATCCTTGGATAAAACTTCAGTCAAACGTGATTCCGCCTCGGTCATGAATTTAGCGTCGCCGCTGATGACGACCTGCTTTGCGGAATTGACATTCGCAACATCAATAGGCAATCCGGTTAAAGTCTGCCGAATCGTCAAAACATCCACTTTTTCTCCAATCACGGCCGACATAGCGCCAATTCCAACCGGTGTACTCTCCTGCATAAGGCGTCCCCGGGTATGAACAATCCGTACCGTGTCTCCCAAAGGCAACACCTCTGCAGCCACCATGGCTGTAAATTCACCAAGGCTGTGCCCACCGAAATAAAGCGGAGAAAAACCATAAAGCGATTTAAGACCTCGCATCATAGCAACTTCCGTTGTCACAATGCACGGTTGCGTGTATTCGGTCAAATTTAATCGCTCATCCTCACCGAAACACATGGCCGCCACATCCCAACCCAACGCTTCGGAAGCTTCTTCGTATACCTGTTTGCATACCGGAATCTGATCATAAAAATCTTTCCCCATACCAGCCCGCTGCGAACCCTGACCCGGGAAAACCACAGCAACCTTTTCCTGCCTTGCCATATTTTATACTCCTGAATAAAATTCAACACTGAAGATTCACCCACCCTTAAGCATAATATGTGCCAATTCTAAGCAAAAAGGCCGATCTATATTTTTTCGATGATATTCTCAGACATTACGCATTCTGAAAAAAGCGGAACAAAAAAGAAAAGAGAGTAATTCCGGGACAAACTGTGTAAATAAGTTCTACAGTGCATAATCCATTACGCAGTTTTACAAGAGGACCTCGAAGATAACGAGGAATACGTTACGATCCGAGAAACACCCCCCAGTCACCTTGGATTGTTTCAAAAGTCAGTAGATTTTGAAGGTGATCGGCAAACTCCTGCCGCGAAATATTCCGTGCCCCCAGTGACGCCAGGTGT of the Deltaproteobacteria bacterium genome contains:
- a CDS encoding ACP S-malonyltransferase, translated to MARQEKVAVVFPGQGSQRAGMGKDFYDQIPVCKQVYEEASEALGWDVAAMCFGEDERLNLTEYTQPCIVTTEVAMMRGLKSLYGFSPLYFGGHSLGEFTAMVAAEVLPLGDTVRIVHTRGRLMQESTPVGIGAMSAVIGEKVDVLTIRQTLTGLPIDVANVNSAKQVVISGDAKFMTEAESRLTEVLSKDQPVRFVPLNVSAPFHSRFMSPIEESFAETLHEFEGGMASEKAVGVTSNYTGRFHADDKNEIVRNLVLQLSNTVNWVDNMTELSSQAEKIYEVGPGRPLRAFFQTMEVDCSSVTALSAAERLFQ